In the genome of Burkholderia sp. PAMC 26561, the window AACAGCGCTCGGTCGCTTCGATCCGGACCTGTCGCGGCGAAATCCCCGCGTGAGCCAGCGCGGGCGTCAGACGATCGAGAAAGCGCCGCGTGACGAGATCGGGCGCGCTCAGGTTGATCGACACATACATCTCGCTGTAACGCTGCAGGAATTCGCCGAGTTCGAACAGGATGGTGTCGAACACCTGGTCGGTGATCGCCTGGATCAGCCCGCGATTCTCGGCGAGCGGAATGAAGTGGTCGGGACGCACGATGCGGTTGTTCTGCTTCCATCGCACGAGCGCTTCGGCGCCGATGCATTGCCGTGTATCGAGATCGACTATCGGCTGATACGCCACAATGAACTGATGCCGGCGCACGGCGTCGCTGAGCTGCCCGAGCGGCGAGAGACGCCGGACCATCAGGAGGCCGAGCCATGCGGAAACAGCCAGGCCGCCCGCCAGTCCCGCGAAGAGCCAGTTCCAGGGACGAGTGCGCAGACGCGTGGTGCCGGCGAAATTGAAAGTGTTCATCGTGCGCGATTCTTCATGTCCGTCATGTCTCTCACGTGCCTCATGTACCTTTCGGTTCTTTTATGTCAGACGGAGTTGGCGCCCAGGGCGTCTTGCCGAGGCGATGGGATGAAACATTTGCGCTGAATGTGCAAGCTTGCGGCGTGTTCATGCCGTGCGGCAATTCACGTGCGCGTCACGCGGGCCTTCGCGCGCGACCGGATACCTTGCGATGAACTTGCAAACGACCCAGTGTAGCGGTCACGCATGCTTTGCTTCAATGCTTCTTCTATGACGAAATGCGCTCTTTGGTGGGCTGGCGCACGCCGGCTTCCATACTTTTGCCGCGCCGGTGTGCAGGTGTCTGGTAAATGGCGGATAAGGCAGGGAGTCGTGAGAAAATCGGGCATGTGTTTCATCGCTTACCGCTCCCTCACGCTCAACTCAAGGAGGCAATCAATGGCACTGGACGACGCCCGCGCTTTCACCATCCGCGACGCAACCGCCGATGACTTCGACGCGATCACGCGCATCTATGCGCATTACGTGTTGCACGCGCTCGCCACCTTCGAGGAAACGCCGCCCGACGCGAACGACATGCGCACGCGGCACGCATCCATCACGAATGCGGGCTTGCCTTACCTGGTTGCGCAACTGCAGGGCGAAGTGGTCGGTTATACCTACGCGACGGCGTATCGGCCGCGCTCGGCTTACCGGCATACCATCGAAGATTCGGTGTATATCGCCGATGGTTACGGTGGCCAGGGACTCGGTCTCGCGCTAGTGACTGCGCTGATCGAACGATGCGAGGCCGGCCCGTGGCGGCAGATGGTGGCCGTGATCGGCAACAGCGGTAACGCGGGTTCAATCGCGCTGCACACGCGGCTCGGCTTTGAACATGTCGGCGTGTTGCGCAAGGCCGGCTACAAGCATGGCCAATGGGTCGATACCGTCCTCATGCAACGTTCGCTCGGCGAGGACAAGCCCCTGCTCCCTTCTCGATAAACACGAAATCGGCCGCTTTACCCGCAATCAAATTTTTCTCAGCCCGAGCTTTATTTGCCCACTTACACGCTTGCTGCCGCCGTCACCGCCGAGATCGACATTCGCAAGAGCCGTTTCATCGCGCTGGCGCTGCCGGTTGCCGACCGCGCCGCCGCGATGCTCGAACTCGACGCACTGCGTGCGCAGCACCCCGCCGCCACGCACGTTTGCTGGGCGTTGCTGGCGGGCGGCGAATCGGGCATGTCCGACGACGGCGAACCGTCCGGCACGGCCGGCCGCCCGATCCTCGAAGTCCTGCGCCATCACGAGGTGGACGGCGTGCTGGCGGCGGTCGTGCGTTATTACGGCGGCATCAAGCTCGGCGCGGGCGGACTCGTGCGCGCGTACACGGACGCCATCGCGACCGCCATGCAGCTCGCCGAGCGCATAGAACGCGTGGCGCTCGGGCTGCTCGAAGTAGAAGTCGATTACGCCGATGAAGCCCGCGTTCGCCGATGGGTCGAACAGGAAGGCCATGAACTCGCCGAACCCGGCTACGGCATGACGGTCAGCCTGTCGATCCAGATGCCGCTCGCTGTTCGCGACGCCGCCGCCGACTCCATCCGCGACCTGACGCACGGGCGCGCGGTCATCGCAAAGACGCCATGACGGCGCGAGCCTTCACGATCACCTTGCTGCCATCGAACCGCGCTTTTGCGTCGACTGGCGAGACAAGCATCCTGGAAGCGGCGGCCCTCGCCGGATTGCGATTGTCGAGTTCCTGTCGAAATGGAACGTGCCGGGCGTGCCTGTGCCGGCTGAGAGACGGCGATGTACGCTACCGGATCGAATGGCCCGGTCTCAGCGCCGAAGAAAAAGCCGATGGCTGGATCCTCCCCTGCGTCGCAATACCGCTTGCGGATGTAAAAATCGAAGCCGATTGCGAGGAAATTCTCCCTCCCGCCGACACAAAACCCGGCCGCGGACGCGGTTTCTGAGATAGCGAACCGGCTCTCGCCAACACCCAGGGTCCCACAGGATTGTTGTCTTTTATCAATGACCTACGAAGTCATTTGCCAGCGCCGCGGTGCGTCGGATTGTTGAGCCGCCTGCAATGGAAGTCTCAAAAAGTGTACAATTGCATTTCGTTTAATTTTCTGGCAGGGCCAGATCAACTGAGAACTCAATGACTAAAGTATTGTTGAAAGAGAACGAGCCTTTCGACGTCGCCATGCGCCGCTTTCGTCGCACCGTCGAACGTACCGGGCTGATTCAGGAACTGAAGTCGCGCATGGCTTATGAAAAGCCGACTACCGAGCGCAAGCGCAAGAAAGCTGCTGCTGTTGCTCGCCTGCGCAAGCAAATCCGCCGTGCACAGTTGCCGAAGAAATTCTATTGACGTAGTTGTATGGCTCACGGGCCATGCGTGCTACGCGTTGCACTGACGGCATGTTCCTGATGAGATGAACCCGGGTATCGACCCGATGATCAGGTAAGCCGCCCTCCAAAGTCGCGCAATGGCAGGTTGTGGTTATCCCCTGCACTGACGGCCGCGCAAATCCCGAATTGAAGCGCCTGCACAATGTGATCATTGCGCGGGCTTTTGGCGTTGGTTCAGTGGATGCGTGACTTGCGGAAAAAGACTGATCTGCCCAAGATCGGCCGTAAACGCACAAAGCCCGGATAGACCGGGCTTTGTGCGTTTGAATCTTTGGTTGCGGGGGTAGGATTTGAACCTACGACCTTCGGGTTATGAGCCCGACGAGCTGCCAGACTGCTCCACCCCGCGAAAAAGATTATAGCGGGATGGGCATGTGCGGTCAAACGTAATCGAAGATTATTGCAGCTCAATGAAGCAGCGCCGAATCTGCCGTTTGAATCTAGCGCGTCGGCGCAGACGCTGATACCGGCTTCTTTGCCGGATAAGCATCGACGCCGTTACGCGCGGCATCGACACACCGTCGATGCTCTCGCGACAAACGGTTCAAAAGCGGCAGCAACACCACCGCAACCGCCGCCCCGCCCGCTGCGACCCAGCCAAGACCCATGAACAGCGACGTATAAAGCGGCAGTGATTGCAGCGGACCGAGATCGCCCGATGGCATGCGCGCCAGGTTGGCGACCACGCTGCCAAGATACTGCGACACGCCGGTCGCAATGTAATACGCGCCCATCATGAACCCGCTCATACGCATGGGAACGTAGTGCGCGATCATCGCGAGGCCGAGACCGGAGACCAGCAATTCGCCGAGCGAATAGAGCCCGTAGCCTGCGACCATGAACCAGGATGAAACGCGGCCATCGACTGCGTACTGGCCGCTGAATGCGAACACAAAAAAGCCCAGTGCCACGACGACGAAACCCAGCGCGTACTTCGCTGCGATCGGCAGGTCGAGGCCCTTGTTCGCGAGGCGCGTGTAGCCGATTGCGAGAAACGGACTCAGCAGCATGATCCAGATTGGATTGAGCGCCTGGAACTGCGCCGCGCTCCACGAGAACAGCGTCATGTTGAAGAGCGTGAACGACGGGTCCACGTTGCGCAGCGCGAACAAGGTGAGCGAAGTCGACATCTGCTGGTAGAAGATGAAGAACAGGATCACCTGCAATGTCAGGATCAATGCGGCAAGCAAGCCCGCGCGTTCGCTGCGATCGCACT includes:
- a CDS encoding GNAT family N-acetyltransferase gives rise to the protein MALDDARAFTIRDATADDFDAITRIYAHYVLHALATFEETPPDANDMRTRHASITNAGLPYLVAQLQGEVVGYTYATAYRPRSAYRHTIEDSVYIADGYGGQGLGLALVTALIERCEAGPWRQMVAVIGNSGNAGSIALHTRLGFEHVGVLRKAGYKHGQWVDTVLMQRSLGEDKPLLPSR
- a CDS encoding IMPACT family protein, whose translation is MPTYTLAAAVTAEIDIRKSRFIALALPVADRAAAMLELDALRAQHPAATHVCWALLAGGESGMSDDGEPSGTAGRPILEVLRHHEVDGVLAAVVRYYGGIKLGAGGLVRAYTDAIATAMQLAERIERVALGLLEVEVDYADEARVRRWVEQEGHELAEPGYGMTVSLSIQMPLAVRDAAADSIRDLTHGRAVIAKTP
- a CDS encoding 2Fe-2S iron-sulfur cluster-binding protein; this translates as MTARAFTITLLPSNRAFASTGETSILEAAALAGLRLSSSCRNGTCRACLCRLRDGDVRYRIEWPGLSAEEKADGWILPCVAIPLADVKIEADCEEILPPADTKPGRGRGF
- a CDS encoding peptide MFS transporter: MISHSSGTSQTRSFTTVFLIEMWERFGYYGMAALLVLFMIDKIGFTDEHANLTWGAFTALVFSAPAIGGWIGDKVLGARRTMIFGACVLASGYLMLAIPFESLGYMYAALGVIVVGNGLFKANAANLVRRIYEGDDARLDSAFTIYYMAVNIGSTISMLATPWIKDHWGWHVAFAVCFAGMVLGLINFAVMRNTVGHIGSAPDDKPMQWRFFAAVAAVAVALGVATVFVLQNEQVAAICVYAAGAAVLVIFGWMLMKCDRSERAGLLAALILTLQVILFFIFYQQMSTSLTLFALRNVDPSFTLFNMTLFSWSAAQFQALNPIWIMLLSPFLAIGYTRLANKGLDLPIAAKYALGFVVVALGFFVFAFSGQYAVDGRVSSWFMVAGYGLYSLGELLVSGLGLAMIAHYVPMRMSGFMMGAYYIATGVSQYLGSVVANLARMPSGDLGPLQSLPLYTSLFMGLGWVAAGGAAVAVVLLPLLNRLSREHRRCVDAARNGVDAYPAKKPVSASAPTR
- a CDS encoding EAL domain-containing protein — encoded protein: MNTFNFAGTTRLRTRPWNWLFAGLAGGLAVSAWLGLLMVRRLSPLGQLSDAVRRHQFIVAYQPIVDLDTRQCIGAEALVRWKQNNRIVRPDHFIPLAENRGLIQAITDQVFDTILFELGEFLQRYSEMYVSINLSAPDLVTRRFLDRLTPALAHAGISPRQVRIEATERCFLDAEAAKEVIQAFRDAGHPVYIDDFGTGYSSLSHLQNFQVDALKIDKSFVDTVGQDAASSSVASHIVDMAQTLGVQVVAEGIEREEQACYLHARGAQFGQGWLFSEPLCAPDFIRYAGRTLVTV
- the rpsU gene encoding 30S ribosomal protein S21, producing the protein MTKVLLKENEPFDVAMRRFRRTVERTGLIQELKSRMAYEKPTTERKRKKAAAVARLRKQIRRAQLPKKFY